In one window of Toxotes jaculatrix isolate fToxJac2 chromosome 10, fToxJac2.pri, whole genome shotgun sequence DNA:
- the mmgt1 gene encoding ER membrane protein complex subunit 5, with protein sequence MASSFWKGVVGVGLFALAHAAFSAAQHRSYMRLTEKENETLPIDIVLQTLLSFVMTCYGIVHIAGEFKDMDASSELKNKTFDTLRNHPSFYLFNHRGRVLFRSPEEEPSSARNQQALPNPIRLRKLEYLH encoded by the exons ATGGCCTCGTCTTTTTGGAAAGGTGTTGTCGGCGTCGGTCTTTTTGCCTTAGCTCACGCAGCTTTCTCAGCGGCACAGC ATCGATCATACATGCGACtcacagagaaggaaaatgagacACTACCCATTGAT ATTGTATTACAGACCCTATTATCCTTTGTGATGACCTGTTATGGGATTGTCCATATTGCTGGAGAGTTCAAAGACATGGATGCCTCCTCAGAGCTGAAAAACAA aacatTTGATACACTGAGGAACCACCCATCCTTTTACCTTTTCAATCACCGAGGTCGGGTGCTATTCCGTTCGCCGGAGGAGGAGCCCTCCTCTGCACGCAACCAGCAAGCTCTTCCCAACCCCATACGGCTACGCAAGCTGGAGTATTTGCACTGA
- the pfdn6 gene encoding prefoldin subunit 6: MAEAIQKKLKAELEKYTQIQKDVSKSMSARQKLETQLTENNIVKEELDLLGSTNTVYKLIGPVLVKQDLDEAKATVAKRLEYINGEIQRYETLLKDMEKKSEQHREVLSSLQQEFQRAQGLPVSKV; this comes from the exons ATGGCAGAAGCCATTCAAAAGAAACTAAAAGCGGAATTAGAAAAATATACACAGATACAAAAAG ATGTTAGCAAGAGCATGTCAGCCAGACAGAAGCTGGAGACGCAGCTGACAGAGAACAACATTGTCAAAGAG GAGCTGGATCTGCTGggcagcacaaacacagtttaTAAGCTTATTGGTCCAGTATTAGTGAAGCAAGATCTGGATGAGGCCAAAGCCACAGTAGCAAAAAGGCTGGAGTATATTAACGGAGAAAT CCAAAGGTATGAGACGCTCCTGAAAGACATGGAAAAGAAATCTGAACAGCACCGGGAGGTCTTGTCCAGCTTACAGCAGGAGTTTCAGAGAGCTCAGGGCCTCCCTGTTAGCAAAGTCTGA
- the her5 gene encoding hairy-related 5: MKALSSPESPRHRTMRRVSKPLMEKRRRERINHSLETLRLLMLENTHNEKLKNPKVEKAEILESVVQFLKTEKEVERVLSKEQTCARQQNYHGGMRSCLLRVSHFIATKSQGSEDTGGDTVQASLAHPSSPGHIHKALACAPSGDPATLTPQHLPHHHRQHEISHPYLTQNTGMHCETRKLLSSTAACTNITDPVWRPWPQ; encoded by the exons ATGAAGGCTTTATCTTCACCAGAGTCTCCCAGGCACAGGACTATGAGAAGG GTGTCTAAACCTCTGATGGAGAAACGCAGACGGGAGCGAATCAACCACAGTCTGGAGACATTGCGACTTCTGATGCTGGAGAACACCCACAATGAG AAACTGAAGAATCCAAAGGTGGAGAAGGCAGAGATTCTGGAGAGTGTGGTCCAGTTCctgaagacagagaaggaggtggagagagtCCTCTCCAAAGAGCAGACCTGTGCCCGCCAGCAAAACTACCATGGCGGTATGAGGTCCTGTCTGCTGAGGGTCAGCCACTTCATAGCCACCAAGAGCCAGGGGTCAGAGGACACCGGTGGGGACACAGTTCAGGCTTCTCTTGCGCACCCTTCCTCACCCGGGCACATCCACAAGGCACTGGCGTGCGCTCCTTCAGGTGACCCGGCCACTCTGACTCCTCAGCATCTGCCCCACCATCACCGCCAGCACGAGATCTCTCATCCGTACCTTACCCAGAACACCGGCATGCACTGTGAGACCAGGAAGCTGCTTTCCTCCACCGCAGCGTGCACGAACATCACTGATCCTGTGTGGAGGCCCTGGCCCCAGTAA
- the her11 gene encoding hairy-related 11, which yields MTRKLQNPILDDARSRKRTLKPVVEKKRRDRINQSLAELRSLLLNHTSDPRLQNPKIEKAEILDLAVEYLQTWTDRKKPSNGSSNNTFHQPLKIYENNYSTPAPPPQLFSIQSAGFQQCMAQLTSYMHKITPAQRTSLIQGLKHHTETQQPKPDFNQKMSETETADAATVYAAHASERKDESSRSLFPSHSPFQPRSCSTPRHDYLSPPTSPWSSPSFSTYATSPPFPSLACHFSFPPSLSPPSSNASFYSFSPTVPHTGPPGLHLPPVTALRSSAHPAQREGSLSNSPPSMWRPWF from the exons ATGACCAGAAAATTACAGAATCCCATCCTGGATGATGCCAGGAGCAGAAAAAGG ACTCTGAAACCAGTCGttgaaaagaagaggagagatcGAATAAATCAAAGTCTTGCTGAACTGAGAAGTTTGCTGTTGAATCACACATCGGATCCA CGACTGCAGAATCCCAAAATAGAGAAAGCAGAGATTCTGGACTTGGCTGTGGAATACCTTCAGAcgtggacagacagaaagaaaccgAGCAACGGTTCgtcaaacaacacatttcatcagCCTCTTAAAATATATGAGAATAATT ACTCgactcctgctcctcctcctcagctcttctCCATTCAGAGTGCAGGTTTTCAGCAGTGTATGGCCCAGCTGACCAGCTACATGCACAAAATAACACCAGCACAGAGAACGAGCCTGATTCAGGGACTGAAACATCACACAGAGACCCAGCAGCCAAAACCGGACTTCAACCAGAAAATGAGTGAAACTGAGACTGCAGATGCAGCAACCGTCTACGCAGCTCACGCGTCTGAGAGAAAAGACGAGTCTTCCAGGTCGCTGTTTCCATCCCATTCCCCGTTTCAGCCTCGATCTTGCTCCACACCACGCCATGACTATCTCTCCCCTCCCACCTCTCCCtggtcctctccttctttctccacaTATGccacctctcctcctttcccgTCACTAGCCTGTCACTTCTCCTTCCCCCCGAGCCTGTCACCTCCGTCTTCCAACGCCTCCTTCTATAGTTTCTCGCCTACAGTTCCTCACACTGGCCCTCCTGGCCTCCATCTCCCCCCTGTTACAGCTCTGAGATCTTCTGCACACCCTGCACAGAGGGAGGGGTCACTATCAAACTCTCCTCCATCCATGTGGAGACCttggttttga